The following coding sequences are from one Veillonella rodentium window:
- a CDS encoding prolyl oligopeptidase family serine peptidase, producing the protein MNKLLLMTLILGTFTGASISATAPLKLAAINNTNQASISANQTNSTKVEDYGIQTVTIVPKIYGDGEKVAALIIKYPEAIQETSLFLDTFTADNKKINNIYTNTVPELKENYISTAQGLKTATTQNDSDTKQTNTDTSLKKEIDNNKKTPVGQYVVVEFEYENSTPFVLTPRPQKTDSDSSTSADAPMRSDRQVPNLNTSVTQVRPVVTKSGKIYGPTRTTVPNTDMAPTIMDEFKTYIYTDPSTGNSIPYNVFLPKNYDASKTYPLYFFIADASANINDTRAVLFQGNGATVFASPEEQAKHEAIIVAPQYTQDLIDKLGMMTTDENVWTPGLTLVDNLLHHVIETYPIDTNRIYGSGQSQGGMANIAISDKHPDLFTAQFLVACQWNTDEMKVLKDKKLWILVSEGDTKAYPAMNTATENWSVSGTKIATSPMWDSHSTPEQFAALVKATRDQNAPINYTVFKDGNHMYTWSVAYTIEGIRDWLFAQTKKNG; encoded by the coding sequence ATGAATAAATTATTATTAATGACCCTCATACTTGGCACATTTACAGGTGCCTCTATATCGGCAACAGCACCGTTAAAACTTGCAGCAATCAATAATACCAATCAAGCTTCCATATCTGCCAATCAAACAAACTCAACTAAAGTTGAAGACTATGGTATTCAAACAGTAACTATTGTACCGAAAATTTACGGTGACGGTGAGAAGGTTGCAGCCCTCATTATTAAATATCCGGAAGCAATTCAAGAAACTTCTTTATTCCTTGATACCTTTACAGCAGACAATAAAAAAATCAACAATATCTACACAAATACTGTACCAGAACTGAAGGAAAACTATATATCCACCGCCCAAGGATTGAAAACTGCTACTACACAAAATGACTCGGACACAAAACAGACAAACACAGATACATCTTTAAAAAAAGAAATCGATAACAATAAAAAAACACCTGTTGGACAATATGTTGTGGTGGAATTCGAATATGAAAATTCCACGCCCTTCGTATTGACGCCGCGTCCGCAGAAAACAGACAGCGACAGCTCCACGAGCGCAGATGCGCCAATGAGATCCGACCGCCAGGTGCCGAATTTAAATACATCCGTAACACAGGTACGACCGGTAGTCACAAAATCCGGGAAAATATATGGTCCTACACGGACAACCGTACCTAATACGGATATGGCGCCTACTATTATGGACGAGTTCAAGACATATATTTACACGGACCCTTCAACAGGCAACAGCATTCCTTATAATGTATTCCTGCCTAAAAATTACGATGCATCGAAGACATATCCCCTCTATTTCTTCATAGCCGATGCCAGCGCCAATATCAATGACACCCGCGCCGTACTGTTCCAGGGCAACGGCGCCACCGTATTCGCGAGCCCCGAGGAACAGGCGAAACACGAGGCAATCATCGTGGCTCCGCAGTATACCCAGGATTTGATAGATAAATTAGGTATGATGACGACCGATGAAAATGTATGGACTCCGGGACTTACCCTGGTGGACAACCTCTTACATCATGTAATTGAAACATATCCTATCGATACAAATCGCATTTACGGATCCGGACAGTCTCAGGGCGGCATGGCCAACATCGCCATCAGCGATAAACATCCTGATTTATTTACGGCACAGTTCCTTGTCGCCTGCCAGTGGAACACGGATGAAATGAAAGTTCTGAAGGATAAAAAACTGTGGATTCTCGTATCGGAAGGCGATACCAAGGCTTATCCGGCCATGAACACGGCTACTGAAAACTGGTCCGTTTCAGGCACTAAAATCGCCACCTCCCCTATGTGGGACAGTCATTCCACACCTGAACAGTTTGCTGCCCTCGTAAAAGCTACACGCGACCAGAACGCCCCTATCAACTATACCGTATTCAAGGACGGAAATCATATGTACACATGGTCCGTGGCCTACACAATTGAAGGTATCAGGGACTGGTTGTTTGCACAGACTAAGAAAAACGGATAA
- a CDS encoding hemolysin family protein has product MDSDLTLDFIIIIVLIIANGLFSMTELAIVNAKKRRLEEMAEAGNERAEKAFELSENPNEMFSTIQIGITLVGILTGLYSGATFSGPLEELLKNSIPAIADYAASISSFIIVAIITYLSLVIGELVPKRLALNSPESIAVIVAKPIYWLSMALKPIVSFLGISTEFLLKILGVTVKEEAPVTESEINKMLTEGVAMGAYEEEEPILVENIFHLADMNAGDIMTPRTQLKWIDLNGTDDEIMEVLKNANQYRIPVGTDSLDELKGLVTVSDVLVQIIQRPNDSISIHDIIKSCLKEPLLVPESITLMKLLKLLRTEGVHETIVLDEYGGFSGLVTLHDIMEEIVGLMPSGEEEIKEEENRIIEREDGTWLIDGLLDVDEFKEFFHIDTELPGEEKDLYKTMGGLLNVLFGRIPKELDKVKWNGYTFEVIDMDNTRIDKILVTYEEPVAEPTEE; this is encoded by the coding sequence ATGGACAGTGATCTGACCCTAGATTTCATCATTATCATCGTATTAATCATCGCCAACGGCCTATTTTCCATGACGGAACTGGCCATCGTCAACGCCAAGAAACGACGGCTGGAGGAAATGGCGGAGGCCGGCAATGAACGCGCCGAAAAGGCTTTTGAATTGTCGGAAAATCCGAACGAAATGTTCTCCACCATCCAGATCGGCATCACCCTCGTCGGCATCCTGACCGGTCTGTATTCCGGCGCCACCTTCTCGGGACCGCTGGAGGAATTACTGAAAAATTCCATCCCGGCCATCGCGGACTATGCCGCATCGATCAGCTCCTTCATCATCGTGGCGATCATCACCTACCTGTCACTTGTCATCGGCGAACTGGTGCCGAAACGACTCGCTTTAAACAGCCCCGAATCCATCGCCGTCATCGTGGCGAAACCGATTTACTGGCTGTCCATGGCATTGAAACCGATCGTCAGCTTTCTCGGCATCTCGACAGAATTTTTGTTGAAAATACTGGGCGTCACCGTGAAAGAAGAGGCGCCTGTAACGGAATCCGAAATCAACAAGATGCTCACCGAAGGCGTCGCCATGGGGGCTTATGAAGAAGAGGAACCGATTCTCGTAGAAAACATCTTTCACCTGGCCGATATGAACGCCGGCGATATCATGACGCCGCGCACGCAGCTCAAGTGGATTGACCTGAACGGCACGGATGATGAAATCATGGAGGTCCTCAAAAACGCGAACCAATATCGCATCCCCGTCGGTACCGACTCTTTGGACGAACTGAAAGGTCTCGTAACCGTATCGGACGTGTTGGTACAGATCATACAGCGACCTAACGATTCCATTTCAATTCACGATATCATTAAATCATGTCTGAAAGAACCGCTACTCGTACCGGAATCCATTACGCTTATGAAGTTGCTCAAGCTGCTCCGCACGGAAGGCGTTCACGAAACCATCGTTCTCGATGAATATGGCGGCTTCAGCGGTCTCGTCACACTGCACGACATCATGGAGGAAATCGTAGGCCTCATGCCGTCCGGCGAAGAGGAAATCAAGGAAGAGGAAAACCGCATCATCGAGCGTGAAGACGGTACATGGCTCATTGACGGTTTACTCGACGTGGACGAATTCAAAGAATTCTTTCACATCGACACGGAATTACCGGGCGAGGAAAAAGATTTGTACAAAACCATGGGCGGCCTGTTAAACGTTCTGTTCGGACGCATTCCGAAGGAACTGGACAAGGTCAAATGGAACGGCTACACCTTTGAAGTCATCGACATGGACAATACGCGAATCGACAAAATTCTCGTCACCTACGAAGAACCCGTTGCAGAGCCGACAGAAGAATAA